From the genome of Oncorhynchus masou masou isolate Uvic2021 chromosome 15, UVic_Omas_1.1, whole genome shotgun sequence:
AAAAGAGAATCAACCTAGCCATCTCACCTAAACTCCTCATAGGTTCCGACCTTCTGGTGTAGAGCACGGAACTTTGCATCATTTTCTCTTTGATATTTCTTGTCTGCTTCTACAGCAGACTGCAACTCCCGCTCCAGCGCTGAGAAGTTTATCACCTCAGGAGAGTCATCCATCCTGTGAGACAAGACATGACCAGTGAACCAATGGAATCTCTTTTTAGTTCTGTGACACAGACAATGTACTCAGAATTGCCTGACAATCAGACTGTGATACTGTACCTCTGGTTCAGTCTGAGATTAATGTCATATCTTTGTTTGAAAAATGTCCAATCACAAGctctacaagccagaatgttgaataaaagtATATTTGAAATTACTTTACTTGTTGTCCGTGCAGTCTTTTTGCAGGTAGGAATGTGAGACAATATCCACAGGAAATAATGATTAAATCACCTTTTCAATGCAGTAGTGACTTCAGATGTCTATCCCCGGAAGCATGCATAGGACCTtgcacccactgggcacagacatcaagtCAATTCACCATCTACTTCACATTGGTTGAATGTCATTTTATTTAAATGGAGTGGAAAACAATGGTTGAATCAACCAGTGATTGCTTAGTAGTTCAACACATGCACGAGCTTGGCAAGTATGAATGCATGTATTTTCATATTGTGCACATGCTTCAGGTGATAGAAACTTGAATGCACTACTTTTCCAGGGCTTTGAAAAGTTATTACACATTCCTGTGAATGTCTTACATCCCTACCTGCAAAAGGACCAAGCACACAGTTAAATACCATTTTATTTAACATTCTGGCATGAAGAGGTCATGAGAGGAAATGTTTCTATCCAATTCCACGTCGTGTCAACAGGCTGGCTATACGTCTCAGAACTGCTTGGAGAATCAACTCCAACTATGTTGCCAGATAGAAAACTttatagactacattttctttcATTGATAGCGCGGTGGTGAACTTACCTGAGCTttaggttagctagctagtattATTTTGATGAACAATCTTAATATCTGGACGTTGTTGTTTGTGCTGTAGCCTGACGCTCTTGCTGCAAGTCCGTGTCCCCTTCCTCAAACACACGTCGTCACCATGACAACTTGGGTAAGGAAGGTACTATTTAGGCTGGTTGGGACGTCCCAACACCATTGAATTTGAAAATGAGGTAAGGatttgggtttagggttagagttttaGCAAAGATAGCAAATATGTTTGTTATATCTGTATTTTAAGGTAGGGACCTTCCAAGGATACTGGATTGCACGAGCCGTGTTTAAAAGCCCATGTGTAACACaacttcaaaataaaagttccCTACGATATGTCTCATTTACTGAGACCCAGCAACTCATTTTTGTCCACACCAATGAACAGTATTTCTTGGTCAGTATCATTGACGTCAtacttaaaataaaaaaaatgttcagTCCTGTTGCACATTTGAGAGTTTCAGGGCTTTTCAATGATATCACGTGTTTTCAGCGTGTGAATTTGCTAACTTTCTCTTACTGGTTCTTCAAATTGGCTGCCAATCACAATTTATGGTAAAACGAGGTTGTGTAATTACAATGTGTGTGAGTTTGAAATTAAAATAGGTTTTTACTAAGGAAGTATCTCAGGAATAGCTTGGGGTGTTTTCAAAATGTTTTATAATTTCTTCACATTAAATAAGAGCTTGTTTATAAATGTCTAATGTAGAGGACATCAAGGTGTGCCAACTTATTTTCTGTACACATTTACTGTAATGCTACATTTCTATATTTACTAACCAAGTCCTAATGtccacataccacacacacacacacacacacatatatacatatatacagtgccttgcgaaagtattcggcccccttgaactttgcgaccttttgccacatttcaggcttcaaacataaagatataaaactgtatttttttgtgaagaatcaacaacaagtgggacacaatcatgaagtggaacgacatttattggatatttcaaacttttttaacaaatcaaaaactgaaaaattgggcgtgcaaaattattcagcccctttactttcagtgcagcaaactctctccagaagtacagtgaggatctctgaatgttttttacgtatatatatacacacacacacacatacatacatacatacatacatacatacatacatacatacatacatacatacatacatacatatatatatatagcctcccGAGTTGCAccgcagtctaaggcactgcattgccgtgctagaggcgtcactacagacccgggtttgatcccaggctgtatcacaacccggcCGTGATCGgattaggggaaggtttggccggggggggggggggctttactaaGCTCATTGCACTTTAGCGATTCCTTGTGGCAGGCCTTATGCCTACAGGCTGACCCGGtagtcagttgaacagtgtttcctccgatacattggtgtggctggcgggtgggtgttaagaagtgcggtttggcgggtcatgtttcggaagACGCAATaatcaattaaccttttaaaatgataaacttggattagctaaaacaacatgccattggaacacaggagtgatggttgctgataatgggcctgtacgcctatgtagatattctatcaaataaaaaaataaaataaaaaaagtcatttataacataaacaatgtctacactgcatttctgatcaattcgatgttattttaatggggcttttctttcaaaaacaaggacatttataaatgaccccaaacttttgaatggtagtgtacaccggtatatataaaaaatataaataagcATTTTATATTTAAGACTTGGCAAAGTCATGACAACTACTGTTTTGGTTCAGTGATAGTATAGGCCTGTAGATCTACAACTGGGTTGGAAGAACAGCTTTTTAAAGTCTGATGGTCCATCAACATGGAATCAATTTCCAAAACATATGAAATTGCAGAAACCAAAAGGCAAGAATGCAATACTGAAATAGCCACTGGTTCTAGTGTTGTAGAGGCCACAATGCATGGAAATAGCCATTGGTTTTGTACAAGGCGGAGTTGACATAAAGGTGGTAGGCAGATGGGGGGTGTTTGAGGGCAGAGCGCTAGAGCACTGAAGGTCACCGATGGTGAGCAGGTGGATGATGGGCACATGGGGCCACTGATGTTGACTTGCTTTTTTTGTGTCGTACTCCCAATGTCCATGTgttattccacacacagacattcaaAGGCATGCACATGGTTGTCTCCATACTCCACTTGCAACTCCTATTTGATCATGTTTAGAGCTGATGAAAGAGAGCGCCCTATTTCAAACAGCTTTGTCAATTTCTCAATGGTGTCCGCTGACACATTTCTCCTCTTCAGCACCTCAGCACTTGCCAGACTGTGGTTGTCGCCATTCCATAAACGCCCATGAAAGAGGCAACCTCCTTTCATATGGAGATCTGCAGACGTACAATGAATGGGATTAAAATAAGAGAATTCCAAGCTACTTTCTGAAAACAGGAACTTCATAACTATTAGGCCTACTTAATAACTTTGTTTTGACTTGTCTTATGATAGTGTGGGTAAATTGTGTTGCACTTATATTACTAACCTTGATTATCTTCGTTGCGAATGAATCAACCTCTTCGGGATGAAGTGCATTATTGCACCACAACATGTGTTGTTGGTACTTCTGGCTGAAGTGGACCTTTTTCTCCAAGTCAAATCCGATGTTCTCTGGAAGTCTTTCAACCACTTGTGGACCTCTTCCTCAGAGCACAGTTTCAACTTAAGGAAAGATCTGAAATGTGTTTCTCCCAGTGGTTAGTATGAGCCCAACGTGTGGTCATAGTTCTCAGGCTAGAGAGTCTTACAAATGATTAGCCAAGTAAGCTATCAAACTCTGGTCCACGCACATGCACTGCAAGCTGCGAGTACATCCAACGCATGCGCACGGACCAGAGCCAGTCGTCTACTATGCATACCTTCATATACAGTCACTGCCACATTCAGAGAAAGGTTTGCCTGCAATATAGCAACAACTTTATTTTGGTGAGTTATGAAAGTTAAGTATATTGAAACTAGTCACTAAAcattggtaaaaaaataaaataaaaaggcgGCAGAGGGAACTTGTTGCTGTTGTCGCGCGACATACCAGGTCTACTAGTTAGTTAACTTTAGCTGTTGCTATTACGCTACAGTAGCTTTAACAATTCTGTGAATAAATAATTTTGTACAgtgtatttttatatttttaaattgGGAAGATAGGCCTAGATGTAACAAAAAAATGTTAACAGAATGGGTtggtataatttgtggaacgttccaaatcaaatcaaatttatttatatagcccttcgtacatcagctgatatctcaaagtgctgtacagaaacccagcctaaaaccccaaacagcaagcaatgcaggtgtagaagcacggtggttaggaaaaactccctagaaaggccaaaacctaggaagaaacctagagaggaaccaggggggtgtggggtggccagtcctcttctggctgtgccgggtagagattataacagaacatggccaagatgttcaaatgttcataaatgaccagcatggtcgaataataataacgtagaacagttgaaactggagcagcagcacggccaggtggactggggacagcaaggagtcatcatgtcaggtagtcctggggcatggtcctagggctcaggtcctccgagagagagaaagaaagagaattagagagagcatatgtggggtggccagtcctcttccggctgtgccgggtggagattataacagaacatggccaagatgttcaaatgttcataaatgaccagcatggtcgaataataataaggtggaacagttgaaactggagcagcagcacggccaggtggactggggacagcaaggagtcatcatgtcaggtagtcctggggcatggtcctagggctcaggtcctccgaaagagagaaggagagaattagagaacgcacacttagattcacacaggacaccgaattgaacaggagaagtactccagatataacaaactgaccccaaccccccgacacataaactactgcagcataaatactggaggctgagacaggaggggtcaggagacactgtggccccacccgaggacatccccggacagggccaaacaggaaggatataaccgcacagcccccacaccactagagggatatcttcaaccaccggAAATCCAACAAGAATCTGTTCCAAAAAAGTAAATAACAAGGTTGTCAACAAACACTGCATACAGAGTTGTGTAGGGAGAGGGCTATATCATTCAATCTTTCACTCACCACGTTTATTCCGAAAATGTCTGTCCTCACTCTGGTAgcccatagacaaacattgagaATAAGCTACGTGGTGAGTTGATCGTGCTACTTTGTATGCGTTGTTTGTTGGCAACCTTGTACTTTACTTTTTTAGAACAGATTTCCTGTTGGAACTTTCCAAATTATACCCACCCGAACAGAGTTATGACGTTacctaggctgtatcacatccggccgtgattgggtgtcccatgggcggcgcacaattggcccagcgtcgtccgtgtttggccggggtagggcgtcattgtaaatacacatttattcttaactcacttgcctagttaaataaaggttaaacaaaatacaaataaaacgAGCTGCCGTTAGCTAACTTGATCCTGCCTCCAAAGTGTGTGTGGTCACCTCTGCGCGGTCACTTTCAACACAGCACAGATGACACCAAAACAATGTCAGTATTCTTTTCATTCATAAACTCTCAGATAATTTTACGACAGCTCGCTTGTTTACATTGAGAGGTAATTTAACCTCTGACTGGGGAATCATTTCCGGTGAAATGTATGTATATTGAGCCTTCAAAATAAAGGTCCCTGTACATCAATTTTGTGTACAGGGGACCTGTAATGTTATAAATGATAGTGTAGAAAGAACATACAGcatgtaaaaatactttaatatAAATGAGGTACAGAAGTAGACaccagaaaaaaacaataatgaaTAGAACCATCATGGTTGAGTATACACATAGAAAAAAGCATCAGAGACGCTATACAAATAACTACAaacagagacaacagaacagcatTAAACTGCACTCAGGCAATTGGCCCCCAATTCCCACACCACGTACCAGCTGTTAATAGCTGTCCTTTAGGGAGCTTTGTGGGCTCACACTTCCACTTTTTTTTAAGCAACCCACATTAAAAAACATCACAATTTACTATAaattactacagtacatacttacTAAATAATACTACAGTACTTGCACTATAATTATAGcaaactgtagtatactatactacacatggtagtatcccttgatcatgtgtagaacttactatagaatgttgtagtatactgtaaaatactacagtgatgtatgcaaaaacactacactttTTGAACTACAGTAAATGctacagtatttaatttgcaAATATCTATTCCCTTCCCCCATATCGCAATTTGTGCCACTGAAAAAAATGAGAAACCTAAATGCCAAATACAGACCATATATTTTGCCCCTACAGGTTACTATCCATTCAGATACCAATAGGTTATGGAAAATGTAGTGGTGCTCCAGGAGTTTTCCTGAAGGAGAAAGCCTCTGCTTCTTTGTAAAAgagaataaaacaaaaacactatagtaaatactacagttatGTCTgcaaaacactatagtaaatactattTACTACAATATTTATATGGTggttaactgtaaatactacagtgaatactacagtaaagtcctCAAACACTTGAGTGAATACCGTAGTATTTATAACATAGTATATATGCTATAGTATTTTTTTCATGTGGGAATGCCTACTTTCACTATGTCACGTACTAACAAAGACATGTATACAGTTAACAGCCAAGcacagtgctcccagtcccaaaTGAATTTGGTGTATGCCATTGATAGTTAGGAGAGAGTTCTGAAATTATAGTCCTACTCTCTATTTTCTAGACTGATCATATTATTTTACAGAATACACACAAACAAAGCAATCAGACAACGACCAAACCATTAGACCTGTAGTTTACAATACATGTACATTAAACGTTTTGAAATTACCCCGACCTCACAATCCTCTGTGATTGAAACTTCTCCATGTTCCTTTCTTCTTGGTTGAGGAGTGGCAGTAGAGCCTTAGAACACTACTGTGTGAACCACTTCATCAGTCGATCTCTGATCCACTCCTCAGAATTAGGCCACTGGGATCAAACATACTGTACTTTCTATTGGCACATTTACATCCATCGCTCAACTTGGGCTCATACAGTGTAATACATCAGAAAATTAATGTAAACAAATCACATACTAGTTTAAAAGCATAGTTTTAAAATAGTTTTGAAAGCATTTCTATTCAAACCACAGTACAAAATGACAGGACGTGCAAATATCAGTCTGTTCCATTTGGAAAGAAAAATAAAGCGCTTTTAGCAAATCTAAAACTGTTTCAAATTAGTCTTTTACAATCCACATACAAAAAAAGCACAtttgagtatacaaaacattaagaatatctgctctttccatgacatagactgaccaggtgaatacaattttaagctatgatcccttattgatgtcacttgttaaatccacttcaatgagtgtagatgaagggggggggAGATAGGTTAAAcaaggatttttaagcattgagacaattgagacatggattgtgtatgtgtgccattcagagtgtgaatgggcaaggcataatatttcagtgcctttgaacagggtagggtagtaggtgccaggtgcaccggtttgtgtcaagaactgcaacgctgctgggttttacacgctcaacagtttcccgtgtgtaccaagaatggcccaccacccgaaggacatccagctaacatcacacaactgtgggaagcattggagtcaacatgggccagcatccctgtggaacactttcgacacgttgtagagtccatgccccaacaaattgaggctgttctgaaggcagaaggggggggggggggtgcaacttaatattaggaaggtgttcttaatgtttggtaacCTCAGTGTATAATCTTGTTGACATCAAAACAACTAACATTGAAAGTACAATTCTTGAAAATAACATTTCGGTCCAGAGCATTCAATCTTGTACACTATAAGGAATGTGGTAGTCATTACACCATCAGTCCTGTTCCCAATAATGTCCACAAATCCAGACTTGCGCCCAACCAATGCATATTGAGATGGAGCTTCTCAATaagagtagtggtagtgttgaagGTATCAGTCAGTAGTAATGCTGCATTTCAGTCCAGTTTGTGATCCAGTGCTTCTTTCTTTTATTGGGATGTGGCTCCTCGATGAGGAATCCCTCATTGACCTGGTAGCGCTCCTCTTTGCCAATCTTCACTCCCTGGTGTATTGGCATCATTTTGAAGTGGTTGGGCCGCTTGAAAAAGCCACACTGTGGGACAATGGTAGACGACACAAAGTGAACATTTGAAAAGCGTAGACGTTTGGGTATTATCATGTTATTTTGAAAAGTATTTCTACTATTGGTGCCACCGGTATAAATTTTGTGATGCAATCTCAGTCCCGCTGTTGTTTAGATACTTGACAGCTTTCTAATGTCAACACGGGTATCATGAGATATGTGAAATATATGATCAAATCACCACACAACCAATAGACTCAAGCTTGGCAAAGCTGGTTAGGTAGGAGAAGAGACTAAATAGTTAGCAATGGGGAAAGGGTTataaaaaaagttaaataaacttATACAAGTCAATCAGACAAGTCACAGCCTCTGAAATGCTGTTTCCCCTGTGGATAGAACCTCTCGATTAAGAGAAACCATTAAATCATTTATAATTTGACAGCAAGAGAGGAGGACTGAAGTTGAGGAAAGCCACTGCAAGCTGCAAAAAGCCGTTGGAAGCTGAAAGGAGTGACAGACGGAAGGACTATTATTTTACCGAGGAAACCCAGTGCATTGTTCCAGAGGCCCACAGGGGGGCCTCACtactcctcagtcagcctctccacCTCCGACGGCTGGGTCTTCATCTCAGCTTTCTGGGCCTTGGCCTCGTACATCTCCCTGGTGCTGGCCCTCCTGAAGAAGCCACACTGAGGAGGGGAAGGCGGTCAGAATAACAAGTCAAACAGGATCCATTGTGGATCCAAAAAGGTGGACCTTTTGAACCAGTGGACAGTAGAAGTCTTGCGGTACGCGTACCATCTAACAGTTTGTTTGGATTTGTTGTTGGAGGCGAAATTGAATCTCCATTCTCCTCTTGCTGCTAATGTCAGTGCAGGATATTTGTTCAATTGGACCAAACTGGCAGACCATTGTAATAACTAATATACTGGATCGTTACCTTCCACATAAGGAGGATGATGAAGGCCAGAAGGAGGATGCCAGCGACAGCAGACACGATGATGATCCATAGGGGGACC
Proteins encoded in this window:
- the si:dkey-75a21.2 gene encoding LOW QUALITY PROTEIN: uncharacterized protein si:dkey-75a21.2 (The sequence of the model RefSeq protein was modified relative to this genomic sequence to represent the inferred CDS: substituted 1 base at 1 genomic stop codon); this translates as PLGETHFRSFLKLKLCSEEEVHKWLKDFQRTSDLTWRKRSTSARSTNNTCCGAIMHFIPKRLIHSQRRYLHMKGGCLFHGRLWNGDNHSLASAEVLKRRNVSADTIEKLTKLFEIGRSLSSALNMIKXELQVEYGDNHVHAFECLCVE